A stretch of the Helicoverpa zea isolate HzStark_Cry1AcR chromosome 15, ilHelZeax1.1, whole genome shotgun sequence genome encodes the following:
- the LOC124636969 gene encoding uncharacterized protein LOC124636969, translated as MRVAAGWCGILLMTVTMLSLALHLQNLEGNPGVLPVKQGHAYFQTDQWTIVKIISLDQIYTDLNYISTNYQALCNLIDWNASYSQEIMTIKMHTDSIRDLTVEKYQQLIPSKRSKRGLINPLGSIIKIVTGNLDHDDALKYDNLISKLNQGQITISKRLTLVSKMFDSFINATETIEQNTINFHNRLTKIETLIKDLTAQQNSWIFLTYLTGLFNVFMSNFRTIFIRLSEIETALALSRVSILHQSIVNSSELLYHLKLISEYESLIYPPAEANLLKIEEIICVKSFIKSNQITFIMEIPLTDNVTYNYYKIYSLPIFHDTENKTLAIFPKYPYLLAKENRYSPIAIPCRPFSAGARFLCTADNRIPFYELTCVEQLMNFENDLTLCKQHPIEIEQVRVQQVANNNWILYSEEKTTLTERCKDETSRQLVFGTYLMTIEEPCEVEIHGIHINHRIFIESDVVKRVPIIALPQLRTNAQLSSTRALDMKGINLDEVKYMAYSLKHSEVIESVFDKRDSSFSASLVYVTLGLVILSIFVFSVYVVRLKLLKYTCFKKNYRNQSKIDSPDNFPLKVGGAMVTTQPSALD; from the exons ATGAGAGTAGCAGCTGGCTG GTGCGGCATATTATTGATGACAGTCACGATGCTGTCGCTGGCCCTTCATCTGCAAAATCTTGAAGGTAATCCAGGAGTTTTACCGGTGAAACAAGGTCATGCATATTTCCAAACTGATCAGTGGACTATTGTAAAGATCATCAGCCTAGATCAAATTTATACTGACCTTAACTACATCTCTACCAACTATCAAGCgctttgtaatttaattgattggAATGCATCATACTCACAAGAAATTATGACTATTAAAATGCATACAGATTCCATACGTGATTTAACTGTAGAAAAATACCAACAGCTTATACCATCCAAACGATCTAAACGAGGACTCATTAATCCACTGGGCtctattataaaaattgttacCGGTAATTTGGATCATGATGATGCGTTGAAGTATGATAATCTCATTTCTAAATTGAATCAAGGTCAaatcactatatctaaaaggttAACATTGGTCTCTAAAATGTTTGACAGTTTTATTAATGCCACTGAAACTATTGAACAGAATACAATTAACTTCCATAACAGGttaactaaaattgaaacattaattaaagatttaactGCTCAGCAAAATAGTTGGATTTTTCTGACGTACTTAACTGGGTTGTTCAATGTTTTCATGAGTAACTTTCGTACTATATTTATTAGATTAAGTGAAATCGAAACTGCACTTGCATTAAGCAGAGTCTCTATTTTACATCAATCAATTGTTAATTCTTCAGAACTTTTATATCATCTTAAATTAATATCCGAATATGAAAGCTTAATATATCCTCCCGCCGAAGCGAACTTGTTAAAAATAGAAGAGATTATAtgtgttaaatcatttattaaaagtaatcaaataacgTTTATAATGGAGATACCACTTACCGATAATGTTACTTATAACTATTATAAGATTTACTCCCTACCAATTTTCCATGACACCGAAAATAAGACCCTAGCTATTTTCCCCAAATACCCTTACCTATTGGCGAAAGAAAATAGATACTCACCAATCGCAATACCGTGTAGACCATTCTCTGCCGGTGCTCGCTTCCTCTGCACTGCAGACAACAGGATCCCCTTCTATGAACTTACCTGTGTCGAACAGCTTATGAATTTCGAAAACGACCTTACCCTTTGCAAACAACATCCAATAGAAATCGAACAGGTCAGAGTCCAACAAGTCGCTAACAACAACTGGATCCTGTATAGTGAAGAGAAGACCACACTAACAGAACGATGCAAGGATGAGACCAGTAGACAATTGGtatttggtacttacctgatgaCCATCGAAGAACCCTGTGAGGTGGAGATTCATGGCATACACATTAATCATCGTATCTTCATAGAGTCCGATGTGGTGAAAAGAGTACCAATCATCGCCTTACCTCAGTTACGCACTAACGCACAGCTATCCAGTACACGTGCACTTGATATGAAGGGCATAAATCTAGACGAAGTGAAATATATGGCGTATTCGTTAAAACATAGTGAAGTGATCGAAAGTGTTTTTGATAAAAGGGACAGTAGCTTCAGTGCGTCCTTGGTGTACGTGACCTtaggtttagttattttaagtatttttgtattttccgtTTATGTTGTTCGGCTCAAATTGCTGAAATACACGTGTTTCAAGAAAAATTATCGGAACCAATCTAAAATCGATTCTCCCGATAATTTTCCTCTTAAGGTCGGAGGAGCTATGGTGACCACCCAGCCTTCGGCCCTAGATTAA